The Lepidochelys kempii isolate rLepKem1 chromosome 2, rLepKem1.hap2, whole genome shotgun sequence genomic interval CTCTGTGATGGCTTGTAGTTGGGCCACTTCTATATtttactgttgcaaaaaaatcagtttgtttgCAAGAAAATGTCAGGGTATTTTGTGTCACCACTATTTTTCTCTCTGTCAGGACAagatttttatagatttttatagatttttttctaTCTATTCACTCTCAGTTTTTTTCTTGTCTTATCATAGTGATAAAGGAAAATACCCTGGCATATTGGAGAGGACATAGTACATATGTAGTCCCCATTCCTGAAAACATCTACATAATGTCCATAAATTTactcccttgacttcaataggactacttatgtgagtgaagttatgtatgtGTCAGAGTTTACAGAACTGAGACCTTTAGACTGCAACTTCACTGTCAGAAATGGGACCTATGATTCATCACTAATGCAACTCCACAGTTGGTGGTTTCATTTAGATGGGGATCAGATGTGTTTACCTCTTTGGCATCAAACCCTGCTGGGAGTTGTTCATACCATAAGCGGAGCTGCACTGTTAGCAAATTATGAGTCCCTTCTTGACAGCGTACACAATACCATGAAGGAGCAGGGTTTCATTTTATAATCCAACAGCAGTCACTCCTTTCTGCATTGTCATTGTCCACTTGGCTTCAGTTCACTTGACGTACTACTTGCTCTGCTTCCTTTTAAAATTCATTCAGCAAATAAACACAACATACTTCTCATCCTAAAAGAAATTAGCAGATTTACTCATCCTATGACTTTCCAGCAGTCATCCAACTTCTCTATTGAACAGGATTTGAATCCATATCAATGGGATGCTTAACTATACTAGACCGCTATTACACTTTAGCTACCATTTTAGGATGTAGGGCTCTCAAGTTTTGTTGCTAATTAAGAATTATAAAAACACAACTGATTGTCTCTCCTAAATAATAATATTTCTTCCTAGACTCTTATTCTGAAAAACACTAATATCAAAGGGATGCAACAGCTTAAAAACCACCAGCAGTCTAACTTGTTTAACctactattttaaaatgtaataaatattttaaaaatgagtttaaagaaaacaaaatttctaTATTTTCCCCgtttgtttactttgtatatttgacCACACTTTGTGCATAATCAGTGTCACTGTCCCTCTTATATCGTCCGTTCCAGAGAgaataaatgaaaatgttattgTAGAACCCCAAAACTTAGCAGGGGTGCTCAGGGGCATGGCTGGTACCTGAAACCAGATTCTTCAAAACATCTTAAGTGAGCAGCAGCCACTAGGTGGCAACAAGTGGtaagaaaactttttttcataAGTGAATTTAAAGCGGattacagagtaacagccctgttagtctgtattcacagaacaaaaaggaatacttgtggcaccttagagactaacctggatttgtgctggaaatggcccaccttgattatcatacacattgtaaagagagtggtcactttggatgggctattaccagcaggagagtgagtttgtgtgtggaggggcggagggtgagaaaacctggatttgtgctggaaatggcccaacttgattatcatacacattgtaaggagagtgatcactttagataagctattaccagcaggagaatggggtgggaggaggtattgtttcatggtctctgtgtatataatgtcttctgcagtttccacagtatgcatccgatggagcGAGcagtggctcacgaaagcttatgctcaaataaattggttagtctctaaggtgccacaagtactccttttctttttaaagtggaTGAGTAGAACAATGTGAGTGAACATTTTTCTCAAAGTGATCGCTCTATATTTGACccatcagtcctcatcctcaaaggaaaactggacaacactttcaaaagacaagcctgggagcttaaattcataacactggtaaacactaaaaatcatggacagaacagagacactggatttatggcttattacaacaagcTATAAcccattaacaacctccctctcACCCTCTCTCCCGCCCCCGCATCATCCCCCACCAGCtgccttcctctctccttttcatTCCCAGGACTGGAAGGGTATTAACcagccatttcaccttgaatggtcccttgaaatatgtgttaactacctatgctaaacaatctgttccaccttgtatttagctgtgacactctgagtatgtTTCTCAGTCCTGAAGACAAGCTCTGTgcaaactcaaaagcttgtctctctcatcaatagagttggtccaataaaagatattacctcatccactttgtctctctgaaAGATTATCTGGTTTCTTTTACTTTATCAACTGACAGAACTGAATCCAGCTGCATGATGCTGTTCTGTAACTTTCTACAGAAGCTCCTCGGTGCATTATAACATAATTATCCATGCACAATCTATTGCAAAAAATAAGCTAAATCAGTGCACATTACTAACACACAGGTGTGCACAATGAAAAAAATTATCTGCTCTGACACTGGCAGTTCCTACACTTAGGGGAGTGAAATATTTCTCTTCTCAATCGTGTGATATTGTGAGTATGTAAGAGAAGCATGCTTTGAATACAAAACAATGGAATTTACAGGTGAGTTTTAAAGAATCATAGTGTATTGATTCAGAAACTAATAGAAGGCAAAAATCATAAAAATCCTCCCCTAATTTTAAAAGAATTGTGTGTACTCTGGCTTTGTTTTTCCCCTGGAATTTAGGTAAACATTTATGAGCAGCCTTGCATTTCAGTTCCTCATAGCGACTAAAGCATTAATGAACTTTCTACTCCCCATCCATGAGAATACTCTCAAATTCTCATcttaagtttaaaatattttcccctctAGATTCACAGTGGATAATGTTCCAGtttcagggggtagccgtgttagtctgtatccacaaaaacaaggagtccggtggcaccttaaagactaacagatttatttgggcataagctttcatgggtaaaaaaccacttcttcagatgcatcaaaTGTTCCAGTTAACACCTTGCATTTAATTCTTCAGGATTTACAAAGATTTTGCATTCAGATACACGAAAATCCTTTAAAGTGACATTTTATAAATTCTGGCAATCTGTTTCTGTCCTTTGATGCTAACAGCTTGATACTGAGAGATGCTGAGTACCTTCAACCCTGATTTAACTtgggccttgtcaacactggaaATTTATCCTAATTTCAACCATCGGTGTCCAGCCAtcagtgtagctgcactggtgtagaCAAGGAAAAATAGTAGTGTTGATTTTTCACTGGTGCATCTTACCCCATTTTCCAGCAGGATTCCTGTAGCCTTTAGTGTGTGTTGGATCAATCTCTAGATTAATTTACTCTCAAAAAATTGTATATCCCTTGCCCCTCAATCTAAGAATCTAGGTTGTGTACAAACTAAGGCCCCACATGCAATGGTTTATGGATGTATTAAACTTTAtatatgtgagtagtcccacagacctcagtggagctattcacatgcacaaaattaagcatgtgtgtaaatctctgcaggatcaggatctacGAGCTTTAGCTGACATTTCACTATAGGGCATGATGCTAACTGTGATTGTAGGTGCATTAAACCAGACTATCAGAGTAGTAAGCACAACATCCAGGTCTAAGGATTTGCATATCAGGGGCCTAAAATTAGATGTGATagcccccaaaatatttccaaagGAGCAATAAAGGAAAATCATACAGGCCAGTGAAAAGGGAGGTCAAAAAGGTCATAAGTACCATCAATACAAtgaacagtttcagagtagcagccgtgttagtctgtatttgcaaaaagaaaaggagtacttgtggcaccttagagactaacaaatttatctgagcataagctttcctgagctacagctcacttcatcgcatgcgaATACAATGAACATTTCAATAATCTGAAAGGTCTTCTTTATGTGACAAAGTGTTTTTGCAATAAAATGTTTCCCATGTTGCTATCTCTCCCGGTTTGTTAGTGGCGCCTTGAGTCTTTGCCACTCTGCTGACGTTAATCCTGATGAGTGGACACCATGAGCAAAAATGAACACAGGATTCCCTATGCCACCTGGCAGGGCTTTTCCCTCCAAAGGAGGGTTTCAGAAATGCATTTCCCCTACAATCCTAGTGCATGTGGAAAGCGCAAAAATCAGTGAGGGAAGAAatgtccagtgcttaatttgtgccagggctgagcctctaCGCCTGGGAGTTCTTCGCcctgcacctctgggcttgctgtctgtgtcagttatgaaaataaaaaaattgcttgagccccagcacctctctctttcattacaaatgaagcaCTAGAAGCGTCTACCCCAGAACTAATCACAGGGCTAGCCTGGGatttggggtaggggtgggggtggggctgttaAATAACAAACTGGCCTCTTCTCAGCTCTACCGGCACCACAACTTTGGAACTGGTTCGgatgattattatttttgtacCGATTTTATTTAAACCTCTCTCAAAGCAAGTCGGCCGCCTTTGTCTTCACGGCGGAGCTCAGCGCGGCGCCCCGGGCTGCGCAGGAAGCAGCCCCTACCAAAGCCCCCCCAGGAGCCAGGCGGGACAGCGGGGCCCATCTGCTCCAGCGGccgcttcctcccctcccctcccctcctctcctctcctcccctcccgccTGCAGGCGCGGGGAAAGCCGCAGCTGCCTGCGCGCAAGCAGCTGGCCTGCGTCTTCCCTCCGTCCCCGCCTCGGCCGGCCTCAGGGGAGGAGAAGCTGGGAAGGCGCGAGCGGCCCGCGGGCCGGACTTTGCCCTCACAGCGGGGGAGCCGCCCGGCTGCAGGGGCCgcggtgcgggggggggcagcaggcccGGGGAGGGCGCGGAGCATTGGTCTGCCCCGACGTTACCCCAGGCATGAATCTGCCCCAGGGCCAGGAGGGCCCCGCCGCAAGGAGCCACCCGGGGCgtttctccccccagccccttcccagccGAGCCGCCTCCTCGCCAGCGTCTGcctggcgggcgggcgggcgggcggcccCCGGCCACGCACGGGGCAGCTGGCCCGCCCCGCCAAGGCTACGTCGGTGGCTCCGGTGGCGAGCGggttctccttcctctccccggTTTCTTGAATGAACAGCGAGGTGGAGCTCAAGGGAACCCGCCCCTCTTGTGCGGGCCTCTCCCGGCCACCCTCCTCCCCGCCACTGGCTCTGCTcctcctccgccccctccctcctgctcttGCACCCGCGCTATTGACTCTGCTTCCCCGGCCGCCACAGCTACACGGAGCCGACTGGCGCTGCAGCAGCACCACTGCAGAAAGACCCGGGGGCTGCTCTGCCTGGGGGGCTTGCAGGGCTGTctgcgctggggggggggcgggcgggcgggtcGTGGGGGGACAGCTTCCTAGCAGCGGTCCTAATTTGTATGAATAATATTCCACACACGCCCCCATCCTCTTCCCTgcactctgggggcggggggggggtgtttcttgCTTTTTATACAAACAAAGCTGCTTTGGAAATGCATTTGCTCCCCGGAGTTTAGGCAAAAGTCAAAATTTTGATGCTCCCTtttggtgggtgtgggtgtgtgagggaaggggggagagcgTTGGGCTCTGCCTAGAGATCAGTGTCTGAATGAAACTACGTGTATTTAATTGCATGTGTCTGTACGTTGCACTGGAGGGGAAAGCACAGCACTTCTGCGAGAGCTTGGAGTCAAAGGTGTGTTTCATCTGCTCTTCATAATTTTGCTTCTGTTTTGGGTTGTTCTCCTTCCTGGGCTCTGAGGCGGGATATTCTGATCTCTGACATGTCTTTGGAGATGTCTGTTTAACGGAAGTCGgggaaataaattttaaaatccaTAGGTTTgggggtttgttgttgtttttttttttttggtccctttTCTGTCCCGTTGGTGATTTGATCTTGTGAAGCATCAAAGCAACCAGAACTTAACGTGTCTGAagacttgtttttttaaaaaaggaaacttgACAGAGGAACGTATTTATAGTCCAAGTAAGTACTTTACACAGGaaatttactttgtgtaattaaaaaacaaaaaagaaagagttTTGAGATTTTTAGTTTAAAGTGCATTGGATTAACGTTCACCCAAGGCTGTTGagcaaatcattttgaattgcaGTTTTTACAGTGTATGTTCTTCAGCTCCTTCATTCACATGTGTTAGTTCAGCACCTAGGGGAAATATGCACTTGGTTTTGACTAagtatgagattttaaaaaaatatatgtttcAGCATCAAGAAGAAAatgtttctaaaataaatatataataaataatgtgCTTCTGGAAATAAAATACTTACAGCATTTTAAATCTATTTATACTGTGCATCTCAAACCGAGAAGACGAAAGTACCTCTGAGACCTGAGAGCTCCTCATACCATCATGAATGAAACCACATCCAATACAATAACTGGATTATAATTTtttggtggtattattattattattggctgCTTTACTTTTTTGGGTTCATCcgctcctcttcttcctctctccctcctccttgctgcTCCCTGTTGGAAATTATGGCTCATCCTGGGAGAAGAGGCTATGATAACCGGGAGATAGTGCTGAAGTACATCCATTACAAACTGTCACAGAGGGGATATGATTGGGCTGCCAATGAAAACAGAGGACCAGTTTCTCCAAATCTCTCTCCTCCTACTGCTGCTGGGACCTCATCTGACCATGCTGGGCTGGTGTCTCTGCCTCCTGAGCCCCCTGGCTCGGCTGCTGCTAGTAACGTGCCCCTTGGTGATGGGCTGCGCCCAGCACCGCAGGCTGTTCACTTAACTCTGTGCCAAGCTGGAGATGAATTTTCCCGCCGCTACCACAGAGATTTTGCCCAGATGTCTGGCCAGCTGCACTTGACCCCATTCACAGCGAGGGGACGCTTTGTGGCAGTGGTGGAGGAGCTGTTCCGAGATGGGGTAAACTGGGGAAGGATCGTGGCCTTCTTTGAATTCGGTGGCGTGATGTGCGTGGAGAGCGTCAATCGGGAGATGTCGCCCCTTGTGGACAGCATTGCTGTGTGGATGACTGAGTACCTGAATAGACACCTACACAACTGGATCCAGGACAACGGAGGCTGGGTATGTGTCCAGTATTTCTTTCTCTTTAAATTACAGTAAAATCTGCATCAACAGAATCACATACTATAGTGATGCAAGCAGTATAGGAACCTATATAGAACAGCATATGAAAATCATAGTATACTTTATCCCAATGAAAGTACGGCAGTAGTTTGGTTTGTGTTACTGTAGTGTTTATCAACATGTCTGTTGTTGGTATGGGCCTTCTGAAATGTCATGTCATGCAGGAGTtaaagtttgggtgtgggagtgtTCTCAGTTACCCAAGCTTTTAGCAGAGGATGGGGAAGcggcgcgcacacacacacacacacactttcttgtTGGCTGGTGCAGTGAGAGTTCTCCCTTCTGTTTCAATGTATTTTAACCATTGAAATCATACATACATGTGTCTTTATGGTAGAATGGGGTCACAGAGCAGGGTGGGAAAGGAAAGTAATGACATTATGTCCAGGAATGATGCTATAGACATGCATGACATGTGCTGCCTACTGCTTTAATGAGGTTGCAGGTAGTAGGggaaagaaaaatgtgtgtgtcttGTGTATATGCTCTTGTTAGGAACAACATTCTAGTCAGAAATGCTATAAGCAGGAGAACCCTATATTAAGGATAATAGTTTTGACACTGCTCCATTCGGAGTATCATCTCATGTTTATAACACCAAAGATTTAGAATGAGATTTTACTGCATACACTAaaagtaataattttaaaattctctttctaGTGATTGTCTTGAATCATTTTTAGGGATAGAAGGAATAAAGCCCTTCTAGGAGACCTGGGGAGGAACTTTCTGTGACAGTTTTCTGGAGAGTACATGATATTTGTTGTAGCCTGGTGTATTGCAAAGGCAAGAAGTATTTTATGAGTCCCAAGGATAAAAAAATCTCTGGCTGAGGTGATCTTAGATGGGGATAAATTCAGCCATAGGCAAGGAAAATCTACTATTTTCATCCTTACAATCAAAcgtcatctctttctctctcaaataATAGTTTTATCAATTGAAAgttgttttctctttattttctgtattaAAATTGTGTTCCCATGCACCTGATCTCAATTCTTTCCTGCAATGTGGATAAAACCAATCTTGTATGATTTGCCTGTAATATATTTCTGAATCGGAGGAGTGTAATTGAGCAAGAGACACATTGCAACAGAAAACTTAACATATGAGTCAGGAGGCTGCCATAAGTCATTGTAAGGGAGAAAGTATAATAGTTCTGGGGAGCTATAGGTCCTAGTTCTTTCTGCTATGAGGTTAGGGTGACGAGACAGCAAGTGTGAAGAATCGGGACAGGGactggggggtaataggcacctatataagaaaaagccccaaatatcgagactgtccctataaaatcgggacatctggtcaccctatatgaGGTATATTTATACAGCAAAATCTATTATATAACacaatttttaatacattttgtttatacatgtttttaaaaatgaatttaataaaCTGTTACTGTACTTAGTTTTCAGCATCCATCGTTTTCATTAGGTAGTGTTATATTCTGAAGTATGCTATAGCTTGCTTTGGACGTTATAAATATGGTATAAAAAGTTGCAATGGGGACCTGAAAGATAGCCTTTGAAGATGACATTTCTCTAAATGAGTCTTTAGCATTCCTTGGGACAGCTGTTTCTGCTGTGCATAGGAGAGCAGAATGTTTAGAGTTTTTTAGATCTTAAAAATTAGGCCAAACATTAAGGGaatgacttccattgacttcagtgggctttggatcaagccctaatgCTATACTGTGTGCATATtatcttctatttaaaaaatatacataatGAATACAAATGAAAACTGGAATGAAAAATCTTGGCCAGATGATGCAAACATACTAATGTGATTTCTCGACATTTAGAAATACAATAATCTAGTACTCTAATGGTAACAGCCTTTAAAAGGAAAGATGATTCTTAATGATACTGTGATGTTTATTGAAGTTTCATGTAGTGACTACTGATTTTTTCAATGCATGTGACACCATTTATTGTGTATATATTGGTTAGTGTACATATGTAAAAAGATATGCAAATTATCACCACCATAGACTTTCATTTGTATCTCTGTAAAATAGGTTGCACCAGTTAAGTCCTATGATTATTAACAACATAGGTAGAAATTTCTAGGCTCAAATGCAGCTGTTGGGATCCTCATTTCAGATGGAGGAAATCCAAGGTGGCACTTCTCATagaatttgtttttcaaaatgggTAAAAGGAAAAACATGCTTCATGGCATAATTTATAGTGTGATGACACTTGCCAGGTGCTGGAAGCACTCTATTCAACCTGGCATTTACAACATACCCAACATATACCCTTATTACAGTATAATGAATGTCTCTTTATAACTAATTACTCACATGCAGACATATCAACACTTTATGTGGTCTAAGCATAACTGAATATCACATCTCTATACTACATGGGTACCTGGTACAACTATATGAAATGCATATTTTTACAGCCTTCTGCTTTACAGTGTCATGGTCCAATATGTAGTATTATGATCGTTTGTGGTAGGATGTGATACTACAATGTATTGTTTATGAAGACTGTCACAAACTGTAAGGGTCAAATGATCAGTCACAAGTTATGCAGCAAACAAGTTGCTCAGCTTCCATTTACTCCATTTTGTGAGTGTACCTCTGGTAGCCAGGTCTGAAAGTTTTTGGCTGCaaatgtctttaaaaacaaacaaacaaacaaacagctatTATACACCAGGAAATATCTTCAAAAGGACCTACATGTATTATTTCATAaggaaaacaaagagagaaacCCAGACAAACATAGGAGTCAGGAAGGGATATAACTTGTGGACTACAAATTTTAATGATTGTTAGATGTCTTAATGTTTAGGTTGTTTAATGGCTTTGATACTCAAGACTTAAAAACACAAGTCAACCAAACTGCCTACATTAGGCTGTATTTTTTACCTTGCTATTCTGGTGGCACAGAAATATGACTAAAAGATTTGAACACTGGTCAGGATGCTACAGTATTGTACAGTGACTTGATAAAAACATCTTAATCATATTACAAAAGAAATAAGAGAACCAGGTCATCTCTAGAATTTCATGGTATTAagtataatatatattttctgaTTGCCCAATAtatggctttattttattttatttttattttattttattttattttattttatttttaatatctgcTGTTCTCACTGTGGAATATTGATGAGCACAGCTTGTTACTTATGAATCTGATTTAAGGAATATTAAATGTGATGTACCTTTGGGAAATAACCATATTTGTTTTGGAATAATGAATTCCTAGTAGGCTAGTATGGAGCCCAAAGACTAAATTACAGATCAGCAGTGCTCAACCCTGGGCTTTTTTATAGCCCAGCAGGTGACTCTCTTCTtgggtttgagggttttttggaaagaaggaattaaaaacaaagaacagaggGTCATGGAATGAGAGAGGCACTCTCACATACATATATTATAGAGTGCtgggtgctgggggcaggagagagagagagagattaatccTTATTTGCGCTAATGGTTAGTTCAGGTAAGTGGGGAAAATGTTACTTTGATGa includes:
- the BCL2 gene encoding apoptosis regulator Bcl-2 isoform X1, which gives rise to MAHPGRRGYDNREIVLKYIHYKLSQRGYDWAANENRGPVSPNLSPPTAAGTSSDHAGLVSLPPEPPGSAAASNVPLGDGLRPAPQAVHLTLCQAGDEFSRRYHRDFAQMSGQLHLTPFTARGRFVAVVEELFRDGVNWGRIVAFFEFGGVMCVESVNREMSPLVDSIAVWMTEYLNRHLHNWIQDNGGWDAFVELYGSNMRPLFDFSWISLKTILSLALVGACITLGAYLGHK
- the BCL2 gene encoding apoptosis regulator Bcl-2 isoform X2, encoding MAHPGRRGYDNREIVLKYIHYKLSQRGYDWAANENRGPVSPNLSPPTAAGTSSDHAGLVSLPPEPPGSAAASNVPLGDGLRPAPQAVHLTLCQAGDEFSRRYHRDFAQMSGQLHLTPFTARGRFVAVVEELFRDGVNWGRIVAFFEFGGVMCVESVNREMSPLVDSIAVWMTEYLNRHLHNWIQDNGGWLHVFQGSQDLLLPRG